ACATCGTCCTGGAGGGCGTGCACCCCTCGCCGCTGTCCGCCAGCAAGGGGTTCTTCGGCAGCAAGCCGTACAGCACCACCAACGCCGCGCTGAAGAAGCACGGCCAGCACACCATCGACTGGGAGCTGCCCTCGTAGGAGCGTGTCGCGTGGGTTGGCTATAGTGCCCGCCCACGATGGCCACGACCTTCCTCGAAGACGCCGCACGCACGCAGGCCGCCGAAGCCGTCGCGGCCATTGAGTCCCAGACCGCCGCGGAGGTCGTGGTGTCCGTGCGCCGCGCCTCCGGCGACTACGCCCACACCGATGCACGGCTGGGCGCGGCCGTCGCCTTCGTCATGTTGCTGGTCCTCCTGTTCATCCCGCAGGAGGTCCACCTCTTCGCCTTCCCGCCCGTCGTGCTCCTCTCCTACGCCGCGGGCGTGATGGGGGGCCGCCTGCTGCCGTCGCTGCGCCGCGCGCTCACCCCGCGCAAGCTCCAGGAGGACTCCGTGCGCACCGCCGCGAAGGCCGCCTTCACGGAGCTGGGCGTTTCGCACACGTCGCGCCGCACCGGCATCCTGGTGTTCGTCTCCCTCTTCGAGCGCCGCGTGGAGGTCGTCACCGACTACGGCGTGGACACCTCGCTCATGGGCGCCGAGTGGCAGGAAGCGCTCACGCAGCTGTCCGCCGCGCTGTCCGCGTCCCCCGCGCCCGAGCCCTTCTTCCAGGCCCTGCGCCGCGTCCAGGCACCGCTTTCGCGCGTGCTGCCCCGCCTGGAGGATGACGTGAACGAACTGCCGGACATGCCCGGAGCCGTGGCGTGAGGCGCTCCCAGTCCGTCCTCCTCCTCGCCGTCGCGCTGTTCCTCGGGCTGGGGCTCGCCTCCCTCCCGGACGCCGAGGCGCGCCCCGGTGGAGGCAGCTCCTATCGGGGCTCCAGCCGCAGCTCGTCCAGCAGCCGGAGCTCGTCGAGCAGCCGCAGCTCGTCCAGCTCCAGCAGCCGGTCCTCCTCCTTCGGCTCCAGCAGCAGCCGGTCCTCCTCCTCCTACAGCTCCGGCCCCCGCGCCTATAGCTCCGGCGGCTACAGCTCCGGTGGCTCGTCCTCGGATGGAGGCGGGGCGTTCGGTGGCTTCTGCCTGCTCATCGTCATCATGGGCGTGGTGGCCATCGTCGTCATGAACGTGAAGTCGGGCGCGGGGCAGCAGGACTGGAGCACCACCACGCCCCATGCGCCTCCGCCGCCCCAGCGCCAGGGCTCGCTGCGCACGAAGCTCGCGCGCCTGGCCCGCGTGGGCCCCAAGGGTTCGGACGGGTCGACGCAGCCGTTGGATCCGGAGTTCTCCATCGTCCTCTTCGAGGACTTCGTCTATTCGCTCTTCGCCCGCGTGCACGAGGCGCGCGGCGGCGACCGGCTGGACACGCTGGGCGGCTGG
This DNA window, taken from Corallococcus coralloides DSM 2259, encodes the following:
- a CDS encoding TPM domain-containing protein is translated as MATTFLEDAARTQAAEAVAAIESQTAAEVVVSVRRASGDYAHTDARLGAAVAFVMLLVLLFIPQEVHLFAFPPVVLLSYAAGVMGGRLLPSLRRALTPRKLQEDSVRTAAKAAFTELGVSHTSRRTGILVFVSLFERRVEVVTDYGVDTSLMGAEWQEALTQLSAALSASPAPEPFFQALRRVQAPLSRVLPRLEDDVNELPDMPGAVA